The Spirochaeta lutea genome window below encodes:
- the rpsA gene encoding 30S ribosomal protein S1: protein MVDKEQQSSAEKTTKQELLQEEYLKSLDELEVGQLVEGTVVAVSDDQVFVDVGYKSEGKIATTEFDEVPSVGETVQVVLVTKEGRNGEVVVSKRKADERIVWKDIKQAFQDHQPITGKVAKTVKGGFEINLGGGTRGFNPISKMDLFRIDDPDSYVGMDTQFYIERLYSDNRVNIILSRRAWLEEEVDKKRSEFFASVQEGDVVKGIVKSFTSFGAFVDLGGFDGLLHINDMSWGHVARPKDFVKRGQELELKVVRLDHENQKINLSLKDMREIPWDSFHERYELDQEVTGTVTKLTDFGAFIELEEGIEGLAHISELSWTKRINHPKEVLKIGDSVEAKILGFDLDAHKVSLGVKQVQPNPWDEINETYPEGMRLTRVVKKITNSGAFVELEEGIDGFLHVDDLSWTKKYKNPGAVLKEGEEVEVVVLSSDPDAKNIRLGIKQLSDDPWDSLKKAFPEGSIIDGEVTNVTDFGVFVRVQGGIEGLINKSQLVDPRVESPESALQKVTIGQEVKAVITEINPMRQKLSLSLRELERQKERKEIEKYIHDDGDIETTTTMADFFKKEED, encoded by the coding sequence TCTGAAGGTAAAATCGCAACCACGGAATTTGATGAAGTTCCTTCGGTTGGTGAAACGGTTCAGGTTGTGCTCGTAACGAAAGAAGGCCGGAACGGCGAGGTGGTTGTTTCAAAACGCAAGGCAGATGAACGGATTGTTTGGAAGGATATAAAACAGGCATTCCAGGATCATCAGCCTATAACCGGAAAGGTTGCTAAGACCGTAAAAGGTGGTTTTGAAATCAATCTTGGGGGAGGAACCAGAGGGTTCAACCCAATTTCAAAGATGGATCTCTTCAGAATTGATGATCCAGACTCCTACGTGGGTATGGATACACAGTTCTACATTGAGCGTTTATACAGCGATAACCGAGTTAACATTATCCTCTCAAGAAGAGCCTGGCTCGAAGAAGAGGTGGATAAAAAAAGGTCGGAATTTTTTGCCTCAGTCCAAGAAGGTGATGTTGTAAAAGGTATCGTGAAGTCTTTCACAAGTTTTGGTGCCTTCGTTGATCTCGGCGGCTTTGATGGTCTATTGCATATTAATGATATGAGCTGGGGCCATGTTGCTCGCCCGAAGGATTTCGTAAAGCGCGGCCAGGAATTAGAATTGAAGGTTGTTCGACTGGATCATGAGAATCAGAAGATAAACCTTTCACTCAAGGATATGCGGGAGATTCCCTGGGATAGCTTCCATGAGCGGTACGAACTCGACCAGGAAGTAACCGGGACGGTTACAAAATTAACCGATTTCGGTGCGTTCATTGAACTTGAGGAAGGAATTGAAGGACTTGCCCATATATCTGAACTCTCTTGGACCAAGCGAATCAACCATCCCAAAGAGGTTTTAAAGATTGGTGACAGTGTCGAAGCCAAGATTCTTGGATTTGACCTAGATGCCCATAAGGTGAGTCTTGGTGTAAAGCAAGTACAGCCCAATCCTTGGGATGAAATCAATGAAACCTATCCTGAAGGAATGCGACTTACACGGGTTGTAAAGAAAATTACCAATAGCGGTGCGTTTGTAGAGCTTGAAGAGGGTATAGACGGATTCTTACATGTTGATGACCTTTCGTGGACAAAAAAATACAAAAACCCCGGTGCCGTTCTTAAGGAAGGCGAAGAAGTCGAGGTTGTTGTCCTTTCTTCGGATCCTGATGCTAAAAACATCCGTCTAGGAATTAAGCAGCTTTCTGATGACCCTTGGGATTCATTAAAGAAAGCTTTCCCGGAAGGTTCTATCATTGATGGGGAAGTTACCAATGTGACCGATTTCGGTGTTTTTGTACGCGTACAGGGTGGAATCGAAGGGTTAATCAACAAGTCTCAATTGGTTGATCCTCGGGTTGAAAGTCCCGAATCCGCTCTTCAGAAGGTAACTATTGGCCAGGAAGTGAAAGCAGTAATTACCGAAATTAACCCTATGCGACAGAAGCTCTCCCTAAGCCTCCGTGAACTGGAAAGGCAGAAGGAACGGAAAGAGATCGAAAAGTACATCCATGATGATGGTGATATTGAAACCACCACCACAATGGCTGACTTCTTCAAGAAAGAAGAAGACTAA
- a CDS encoding sigma-54-dependent Fis family transcriptional regulator yields the protein MFNSAEDTKKIETLIELNSLINSDYTDLNALLTRITESAMILTGGEASSLLLLNTFEQKLYFEVALGSKGDAVQKFSLKIGEGIAGWVAKHNKSLIVNDVEKDSRFFSDISKSIGYKTSSILAAPMRIKDACIGVIELINKKNARHFTENDLQWLEIFANQAALAISNARVYQKTQNEIAALQDSIQSHAGFHPLKFASQEFESVMSIVKRVGVTNSSVLILGESGVGKELIAEQIHLASKHANGPFIRVNCAALPEGMIESELFGHIKGSFTDAINDRVGKFETASNGTIFLDEIGELSLAVQAKLLRVLEEGIYEPLGSNEQKKVQARILFATNRDLAKLVEEKHFRQDLYYRLNVIPINVPPLRKRLADIPVLTDFFLQNACREMNKPDGGIEATAMEALLDFPWPGNVRELKNVIERAVVLSPDGVIRREGLQLGNQHLDKGLYFKGKRLKESVNVFKKHFIISCLEENSWNQTITARQLGIQRTYLSRLMRELEINH from the coding sequence ATGTTTAACTCAGCGGAGGATACGAAGAAAATCGAAACCCTCATAGAGTTAAACAGTCTCATTAACTCGGACTATACAGATCTGAATGCATTGCTGACTCGTATCACCGAGTCAGCAATGATTCTTACTGGGGGAGAGGCGTCATCGTTATTGCTATTAAATACCTTTGAACAGAAGCTGTATTTTGAAGTAGCTCTTGGGAGCAAGGGCGATGCTGTCCAAAAGTTTTCTTTAAAAATAGGGGAAGGCATCGCCGGTTGGGTTGCTAAACACAATAAGAGTTTAATTGTAAACGATGTAGAGAAGGATTCCCGGTTTTTCTCCGATATAAGCAAGAGCATAGGGTATAAGACTAGTTCTATACTAGCAGCCCCTATGAGGATAAAAGATGCTTGTATAGGCGTCATTGAGTTGATCAACAAAAAAAATGCGAGGCATTTCACTGAAAACGATCTTCAGTGGCTCGAAATATTTGCAAATCAGGCCGCTTTGGCAATCTCTAATGCCAGAGTGTATCAGAAAACCCAAAACGAAATTGCCGCGCTTCAGGATAGTATTCAAAGCCATGCGGGCTTTCACCCCTTGAAATTTGCAAGCCAAGAATTCGAATCAGTGATGTCTATTGTGAAGCGTGTTGGCGTAACAAATTCCTCTGTTCTAATCCTCGGGGAGAGTGGCGTTGGTAAAGAGCTGATTGCTGAACAAATTCATTTAGCAAGCAAACATGCAAATGGCCCTTTTATTAGAGTGAACTGTGCAGCGTTACCAGAGGGAATGATTGAGAGTGAGTTATTCGGCCACATTAAAGGGTCTTTTACTGATGCAATTAACGATAGGGTGGGGAAATTTGAAACAGCTTCTAATGGTACGATTTTCTTAGACGAAATTGGTGAACTATCGTTAGCAGTACAAGCAAAACTGTTACGTGTTTTAGAGGAAGGGATTTATGAGCCTCTAGGCTCAAATGAACAAAAAAAGGTTCAGGCAAGAATTCTTTTTGCAACCAACAGGGATTTAGCTAAATTGGTTGAAGAAAAGCATTTTCGGCAAGATCTTTATTATCGATTAAATGTAATTCCCATCAATGTACCCCCCTTAAGGAAGAGATTGGCCGATATTCCGGTACTAACCGATTTTTTTCTTCAAAATGCCTGTAGAGAGATGAACAAGCCAGACGGTGGTATTGAAGCCACTGCTATGGAAGCACTTCTTGATTTTCCGTGGCCTGGGAATGTACGAGAACTGAAAAATGTTATCGAACGAGCTGTGGTATTATCTCCGGATGGAGTTATCCGACGGGAGGGACTGCAATTAGGAAACCAACATTTAGATAAAGGATTATATTTTAAAGGTAAGCGGTTAAAAGAGTCAGTTAATGTATTTAAGAAACACTTTATAATTTCATGTCTAGAAGAGAATAGTTGGAACCAAACCATTACGGCGCGACAACTAGGAATACAACGAACATATCTATCCAGACTCATGCGTGAGCTGGAAATTAATCACTAG